The Streptomyces sp. NBC_01255 genome window below encodes:
- a CDS encoding excinuclease ABC subunit UvrA: MRDRPHDPYVRVRGAREHNLAGVDVDIPRDALVAFTGVSGSGKSSLAFGTIYAEAQRRYFESVAPYARRLIHQVGAPAVGEISGLPPAVSLEQRRSSPNARSSVGTVTTLSNSLRMLFSRAGRYPEGAARLDSDAFSPNTATGACPSCHGIGRIHETSEELLVPDQDLSIRQGAIAAWPGAWQGKNLRDVLDTLGYDVDRPWRELAAKDREWILFTEEQPVVTVHPVREAERIQRPYQGTYMSARRYVLRTFADSKSTTLRAKAERFLSSAPCPVCGGSRLRPEALAVTFAGRTIAELAALPLTVLAGLLSATPTGGTETGTEETARVLTEDLVARIATVTELGLGYLSLDRATPTLSNGELQRLRLATQLRAGLFGVVYVLDEPSAGLHPADTEALLVVLDRLKEAGNSVFVVEHHLDVVRHADWLVDVGPRAGVHGGHVLHSGPPQELAAVEASATRRFLFDRRPAPARTVRAPSGWLRTGSVTRHNLRAVDAAFPLGVLTAVTGVSGSGKSTLVGALTEELPGVGRLVTVDQRPIGRTPRSNLATYTGLFDVVRKLFTETEEARARGYKAGRFSFNVSGGRCETCQGEGFVSVELLFLPSTYAPCPDCHGARYNPETLQVRLRGLTIAEVLDLTVESAAEFFDDVPAAARSLRTLLEVGLGYLRLGQPATELSGGEAQRIKLASELQRPRRSATLYVLDEPTTGLHPADVEVLMRQLHGLVDAGHSVIVVEHDMDVVATADWVLDLGPGGGDEGGRVVSEGPPAEVAASPASRTAPYLARALAGG, translated from the coding sequence ATGCGTGACAGACCCCACGATCCGTACGTCCGTGTCCGCGGCGCCCGCGAGCACAACCTCGCCGGGGTCGACGTCGACATCCCGCGCGACGCACTCGTCGCCTTCACCGGGGTGTCCGGTTCGGGCAAGTCGTCGCTCGCCTTCGGGACGATCTACGCGGAGGCGCAGCGGCGCTACTTCGAATCGGTCGCGCCGTACGCGCGGCGGCTGATCCATCAGGTGGGGGCGCCCGCGGTCGGCGAGATCAGCGGGCTGCCCCCGGCGGTCTCCCTGGAACAGCGCCGGTCCTCGCCGAACGCCCGCTCCTCGGTCGGCACGGTGACGACGCTCTCCAACTCGTTGCGGATGCTGTTCTCGCGGGCCGGCCGCTACCCGGAGGGCGCGGCCCGGCTCGACTCCGACGCCTTCTCCCCCAACACGGCGACGGGCGCGTGCCCTTCGTGCCACGGCATCGGCCGGATCCACGAGACGAGCGAGGAACTCCTCGTCCCGGATCAGGATCTGTCGATCCGTCAAGGTGCCATCGCCGCCTGGCCGGGCGCCTGGCAGGGGAAAAACCTGCGGGACGTCCTGGACACCCTCGGGTACGACGTCGACCGGCCGTGGCGCGAGCTGGCCGCGAAGGACCGGGAGTGGATCCTCTTCACCGAGGAGCAGCCGGTGGTCACGGTGCACCCGGTGCGGGAGGCGGAGCGCATCCAACGCCCTTACCAGGGCACGTACATGAGTGCCCGGCGGTACGTCCTGCGGACGTTCGCGGACTCGAAGAGCACGACGCTGCGGGCGAAGGCGGAGCGGTTCCTGTCGAGTGCGCCCTGCCCGGTGTGCGGCGGCAGCCGGCTGCGCCCGGAGGCGCTCGCGGTGACCTTCGCGGGGCGGACGATCGCCGAGCTGGCCGCGCTGCCGCTGACGGTCCTGGCCGGGCTCCTCTCGGCGACGCCGACGGGCGGTACGGAGACGGGCACCGAGGAGACGGCGCGCGTCCTCACCGAGGACCTCGTCGCCCGGATCGCCACGGTCACCGAACTCGGTCTCGGCTACCTCAGCCTGGACCGCGCGACGCCGACCCTCTCCAACGGGGAGCTCCAGCGGCTGCGGCTCGCCACCCAGCTGCGCGCGGGGCTCTTCGGTGTCGTGTACGTGCTCGACGAGCCGTCCGCCGGTCTGCACCCGGCCGACACCGAGGCGCTCCTCGTGGTCCTCGACCGGCTGAAGGAGGCAGGGAACTCGGTCTTCGTCGTCGAGCACCATCTCGACGTCGTCCGTCACGCCGACTGGCTCGTCGACGTCGGGCCGCGCGCCGGGGTGCACGGCGGACACGTCCTGCACAGCGGTCCGCCGCAGGAGCTGGCGGCCGTCGAGGCGTCCGCGACCCGGCGCTTCCTCTTCGACCGGCGGCCGGCGCCCGCGCGGACGGTGCGCGCTCCGTCGGGCTGGCTGCGTACGGGCTCGGTGACCCGGCACAATCTGCGGGCGGTCGACGCGGCCTTCCCGCTCGGTGTCCTCACCGCCGTGACGGGTGTGTCGGGTTCGGGCAAGTCGACCCTCGTCGGCGCGCTGACCGAGGAACTGCCCGGGGTGGGCCGCCTGGTGACGGTGGACCAGCGTCCGATCGGGCGGACCCCACGCTCCAACCTCGCCACGTACACGGGTCTCTTCGACGTCGTGCGGAAGCTGTTCACCGAGACGGAGGAGGCGCGGGCACGCGGCTACAAGGCGGGCCGCTTCTCCTTCAACGTCTCCGGCGGGCGCTGCGAGACCTGCCAGGGCGAGGGTTTCGTCTCGGTGGAGCTCCTCTTCCTGCCGAGCACCTACGCGCCGTGCCCCGACTGCCACGGCGCGCGGTACAACCCCGAGACGCTTCAGGTGCGGCTGCGCGGGCTCACGATCGCCGAAGTCCTGGACCTCACCGTCGAGTCGGCGGCGGAGTTCTTCGACGACGTCCCGGCCGCCGCCCGGAGCCTGCGGACGCTGCTGGAGGTGGGCCTCGGCTATCTGCGGCTCGGGCAGCCGGCCACTGAGCTGTCCGGCGGCGAGGCGCAGCGCATCAAGCTCGCCTCCGAGCTCCAGCGTCCGCGCCGCTCCGCCACGCTGTACGTGCTGGACGAGCCGACGACGGGGCTGCACCCGGCGGATGTCGAGGTCCTGATGCGTCAGCTCCACGGCCTCGTGGACGCGGGCCACTCCGTGATCGTCGTCGAGCACGACATGGACGTGGTCGCCACCGCCGACTGGGTCCTCGACCTGGGCCCGGGCGGCGGCGACGAGGGCGGCCGGGTGGTGTCGGAGGGCCCTCCGGCCGAGGTGGCCGCCTCCCCGGCGAGCCGGACGGCTCCGTACCTGGCCCGGGCGCTCGCCGGCGGATGA
- a CDS encoding succinate dehydrogenase/fumarate reductase iron-sulfur subunit — MRLTLRVWRQRNADAPGAMSTYDVDGISADMSFLEMLDTLNEALILRGEDPVAFDHDCREGICGACSLVINGDAHGPERTTTCQLHMRSFRDGDTIDIEPWRAAAFPVVKDLVVDRSAFDRVIQSGGYISAPTGSAPEAHATPVPKADADSAFEHAECIGCGACVAACPNGSAMLFTSAKINHLNVLPQGSPERETRVLDMVAQMDAEGFGGCTLTGECATACPKGIPLPSIAAMNKEWLRARRKVKG, encoded by the coding sequence ATGAGGCTCACCCTGCGCGTCTGGCGCCAGCGGAACGCCGACGCCCCCGGCGCCATGTCCACCTACGACGTCGACGGCATCTCCGCCGACATGTCGTTCCTGGAGATGCTCGACACCCTCAACGAGGCCCTCATCCTGCGCGGCGAGGACCCCGTCGCCTTCGACCACGACTGCCGCGAGGGCATCTGCGGCGCGTGCAGCCTCGTCATCAACGGCGACGCCCACGGCCCCGAGCGCACCACCACGTGCCAGCTCCACATGCGCTCCTTCCGCGACGGCGACACGATCGACATCGAGCCCTGGCGTGCGGCGGCCTTCCCCGTCGTCAAGGACCTGGTGGTCGACCGCTCCGCCTTCGACCGCGTCATCCAGTCCGGCGGCTACATCAGCGCCCCCACGGGCTCGGCGCCCGAGGCCCACGCCACCCCCGTCCCGAAGGCCGACGCGGACTCCGCCTTCGAGCACGCGGAGTGCATCGGCTGCGGCGCCTGTGTCGCGGCCTGCCCCAACGGCTCGGCGATGCTCTTCACCTCGGCGAAGATCAACCACCTGAACGTCCTGCCGCAGGGTTCCCCGGAACGCGAGACCAGGGTCCTCGACATGGTGGCCCAGATGGACGCGGAGGGCTTCGGCGGCTGCACGCTGACGGGTGAGTGCGCGACGGCGTGCCCGAAGGGGATCCCGCTGCCGTCGATCGCGGCGATGAACAAGGAATGGCTGCGGGCGCGGCGGAAGGTGAAGGGGTAG
- a CDS encoding fumarate reductase/succinate dehydrogenase flavoprotein subunit encodes MTYLDYRVGEPLADTTAPAGPIAERWDTRRFQAKLVNPANRRKHRIIVVGTGLAGGSAGATLAEQGYHVVQFCFQDSPRRAHSIAAQGGINAAKNYRNDGDSIHRLFYDTVKGGDFRARESNVHRLAQISVEIIDQCVAQGVPFAREYGGLLDTRSFGGVQVSRTFYARGQTGQQLLLGAYQALSRQIAAGNVEMHARTEMLDLIVVDGRARGIVARDLITGEVSTHYADAVVLASGGYGNVFYLSTNAMNSNATAVWRAHRRGAYFANPCFTQIHPTCVPRTGDHQSKLTLMSESLRNDGRIWVPKAHGDRRPAADIPEDERDYYLERIYPSFGNLVPRDIASRAAKNVCDEGRGVGPGGQGVYLDFADAIRRLGRKAVEERYGNLFDMYERITAENPYEVPMRIYPAVHYTMGGLWVDYDLQTTVPGLFAIGEANFSDHGANRLGASALMQGLADGYFVLPATINDYLARHPHAEPVTDDHPAVRDVLAETEDRLNLLLSVDGDRTPDSFHRELGELMWEFCGMARTEEGLRKALARIPEIREEFWRRIKVPGTGQEFNQSLEKANRIVDYLELAELMCLDALHRAESCGGHFREESQTPDGEAARSDEEFAYVAAWEFRGPGGRPPGEHGTAPGASPVLHKEDLTFEYVHPTQRSYA; translated from the coding sequence ATGACCTACCTCGATTACCGCGTCGGCGAACCGCTCGCCGACACCACCGCCCCGGCAGGCCCCATCGCCGAACGCTGGGACACCCGCCGCTTCCAGGCCAAGCTCGTCAATCCCGCCAACCGCCGCAAGCACCGGATCATCGTCGTCGGCACCGGCCTCGCCGGCGGCTCCGCCGGCGCCACCCTCGCCGAACAGGGCTACCACGTCGTCCAGTTCTGCTTCCAGGACTCCCCGCGCCGCGCCCACTCGATCGCCGCCCAGGGCGGCATCAACGCCGCCAAGAACTACCGCAACGACGGCGACTCGATCCACCGCCTCTTCTACGACACCGTCAAGGGCGGCGACTTCCGCGCCCGAGAGTCCAACGTGCACCGCCTCGCCCAGATCTCCGTCGAGATCATCGACCAGTGCGTCGCCCAGGGCGTGCCCTTCGCCCGCGAGTACGGCGGACTCCTCGACACCCGCTCCTTCGGCGGCGTCCAGGTCTCCCGCACCTTCTACGCCCGCGGTCAGACCGGCCAGCAACTCCTGCTCGGCGCCTACCAGGCGCTGTCCCGGCAGATCGCCGCAGGCAACGTCGAGATGCACGCCCGTACGGAGATGCTCGACCTGATCGTCGTCGACGGCCGGGCCCGCGGCATCGTCGCCCGCGACCTGATCACGGGCGAGGTCTCCACCCACTACGCGGACGCGGTCGTCCTCGCCAGCGGCGGCTACGGGAACGTCTTCTACCTCTCCACCAACGCGATGAACTCCAACGCCACCGCCGTCTGGCGGGCCCACCGGCGCGGCGCGTACTTCGCCAACCCCTGCTTCACCCAGATCCACCCCACCTGCGTCCCGCGCACCGGCGACCACCAGTCCAAGCTGACCCTGATGAGCGAGTCCCTCCGCAACGACGGGCGCATCTGGGTCCCGAAGGCCCACGGGGACCGGCGGCCGGCGGCCGACATCCCCGAGGACGAGCGTGACTACTACCTGGAGCGGATCTACCCCTCCTTCGGCAACCTCGTCCCCCGCGACATCGCGTCGCGCGCCGCGAAGAACGTCTGCGACGAGGGCCGCGGCGTCGGCCCCGGCGGCCAGGGCGTCTACCTCGACTTCGCCGACGCGATCCGGCGCCTCGGCCGCAAGGCCGTCGAGGAGAGGTACGGCAACCTCTTCGACATGTACGAGCGGATCACCGCCGAGAACCCGTACGAGGTCCCCATGCGGATCTACCCCGCCGTGCACTACACGATGGGCGGACTCTGGGTCGACTACGACCTCCAGACCACCGTCCCCGGCCTCTTCGCCATCGGCGAGGCCAACTTCTCCGACCACGGGGCCAACCGGCTCGGCGCCTCCGCCCTCATGCAGGGCCTCGCCGACGGGTACTTCGTCCTCCCCGCCACCATCAACGACTACCTCGCCCGCCACCCGCACGCCGAGCCGGTCACCGACGACCACCCGGCGGTCCGGGACGTCCTCGCCGAGACCGAGGACCGGCTGAACCTCCTCCTCTCCGTCGACGGCGACCGCACCCCAGACTCCTTCCACCGCGAACTGGGCGAACTCATGTGGGAGTTCTGCGGCATGGCCCGCACGGAGGAGGGCCTGCGCAAGGCGCTCGCCCGGATCCCCGAGATCCGGGAGGAGTTCTGGCGCCGGATCAAGGTCCCCGGCACCGGCCAGGAGTTCAACCAGTCCCTGGAGAAGGCGAACCGCATCGTCGACTACCTGGAGCTGGCCGAGCTGATGTGCCTCGACGCGCTCCACCGGGCGGAGTCCTGCGGCGGCCACTTCCGCGAGGAGTCCCAGACGCCGGACGGCGAAGCGGCGCGCAGCGACGAGGAGTTCGCGTACGTGGCGGCCTGGGAATTCCGGGGCCCCGGGGGGCGCCCGCCGGGAGAGCACGGCACGGCGCCGGGCGCCTCCCCCGTCCTCCACAAGGAGGACCTCACCTTCGAGTACGTCCACCCCACCCAGCGGAGTTACGCATGA
- a CDS encoding succinate dehydrogenase: MALAPTRDRTTGRPPSPTPSRGFLSSTLGKKTVMAVSGLLMLGYLVAHVAGNLKVFFGPEEFNAYGHWLRVMGAPVLHHEWALWLVRIVLLAAVGAHAVSAYQLSRRDVKARPTAYVHRRRRASYATRTMRWGGIILALFIVWHILDLTTGTVHPGGFEEGKPYQNVVDTFSTWYGNVIYIVAMLAVGLHVRHGFWSAAQTLGVGNARRERLLRAAANTLALVLTAGFVSVPVAVMTGVVS; encoded by the coding sequence ATGGCTCTGGCACCCACGAGGGACCGGACGACGGGCCGCCCGCCGTCCCCCACACCGTCACGCGGATTCCTGTCATCGACCCTCGGCAAGAAGACGGTCATGGCCGTCAGCGGGCTGCTCATGCTCGGCTATCTCGTCGCCCATGTCGCCGGCAACCTGAAGGTCTTCTTCGGCCCCGAGGAGTTCAACGCCTACGGCCACTGGCTGCGGGTGATGGGCGCCCCCGTCCTGCACCACGAGTGGGCCCTCTGGCTCGTCCGGATCGTGCTCCTCGCCGCCGTCGGCGCCCACGCCGTCTCCGCGTACCAGCTCAGCCGGCGCGACGTGAAGGCCCGCCCCACCGCGTACGTCCACCGCCGCAGGCGCGCCTCGTACGCCACCCGCACCATGCGCTGGGGCGGGATCATCCTCGCCCTCTTCATCGTCTGGCACATCCTCGACCTCACCACCGGCACCGTGCACCCCGGCGGCTTCGAGGAGGGCAAGCCCTACCAGAACGTCGTCGACACCTTCTCCACCTGGTACGGCAACGTCATCTACATCGTCGCCATGCTCGCCGTCGGCCTCCACGTCCGCCACGGCTTCTGGAGCGCCGCCCAGACCCTGGGCGTCGGCAACGCCCGCCGCGAGCGCCTCCTCAGGGCCGCCGCGAACACCCTCGCGCTCGTCCTGACCGCGGGCTTCGTCTCCGTACCCGTCGCCGTCATGACCGGAGTGGTGAGCTGA
- a CDS encoding LysR family transcriptional regulator, translating to MQFQQLLYFVAVAETRHFTRAAERVHVSQPSLSQQIKALEGELGAELFSRARGNITLTDAGEALLPLARRILADTETARLEVQELAQLKRGRVRLGATPSLCTGLLPDVLRAFHDLHPGIELLIEEGGSHDLVRELARGALDLALVVLPLPSPSPALTTVELLREDLVVVTSASAPAPGRPVRIKDLRDQPLVMFRHGYDLRELTVAACRAEGFEPTFTVEGGELDAVLGFVRAGLGLAVVPAMVAARAGRDLRVTALARPGLRRTIALAHRSDVAPPRAARELQRILLASRRSGPDRAADIG from the coding sequence ATGCAGTTCCAGCAGCTCCTCTACTTCGTCGCCGTGGCCGAGACCCGTCACTTCACGCGGGCGGCCGAGCGCGTCCATGTCTCGCAGCCCTCGCTCTCCCAGCAGATCAAGGCCCTGGAAGGGGAGTTGGGCGCGGAGCTGTTCAGCCGGGCCCGGGGGAACATCACGCTCACCGACGCGGGCGAGGCGCTGCTGCCGCTCGCGCGCCGGATCCTCGCCGACACGGAGACGGCCCGGCTGGAGGTGCAGGAGCTGGCGCAGCTCAAGCGGGGCAGGGTGCGGCTCGGCGCGACGCCGAGCCTGTGCACGGGGCTGCTCCCGGACGTGCTGCGCGCCTTCCACGACCTGCACCCGGGAATCGAGCTCCTCATCGAGGAGGGCGGCTCGCACGATCTCGTACGGGAGCTGGCGCGCGGGGCGCTCGACCTGGCCCTGGTGGTGCTGCCGCTGCCGTCCCCGTCACCGGCGCTGACGACGGTCGAGCTGCTCCGGGAGGACCTGGTGGTCGTCACCTCGGCCTCGGCTCCGGCGCCGGGGCGTCCGGTGCGGATCAAGGACCTGCGGGACCAGCCGCTCGTGATGTTCCGGCACGGCTACGACCTGCGGGAACTGACCGTGGCGGCCTGCCGGGCGGAGGGTTTCGAGCCGACGTTCACGGTCGAGGGCGGGGAGCTGGACGCGGTGCTCGGTTTCGTCCGGGCGGGGCTCGGGCTCGCGGTCGTCCCGGCGATGGTCGCGGCGCGGGCGGGCCGCGATCTGCGGGTGACGGCGCTCGCCCGGCCGGGGCTGCGGCGTACGATCGCGCTCGCGCACCGGAGCGACGTGGCGCCCCCGAGGGCGGCGCGCGAGCTCCAGCGGATACTGCTGGCCTCGCGGCGGAGCGGCCCGGACCGGGCCGCGGACATCGGCTGA